A window from Streptomyces sp. NBC_00335 encodes these proteins:
- a CDS encoding SulP family inorganic anion transporter: MGRTPRRDLLAGLTVAIVALPLALGFGVSSGLGAEAGLATAVVAGALAALFGGSNLQVSGPTGAMTVVLVPIVAQYGPGGVLTVGLMAGVLLIGLALLRAGQYMRYVPAPVVEGFTLGIACVIGLQQIPNALGVEKPEGEKVLLVAWRALVEFVAFPNWTAIGLSAGVAAVMLAGARWKPTIPFSIVAVIAATVIAQVFHLDGAAPIGDLPSGLPAPSLAFLDLSALGSLLAPAVAVAALAALESLLSATVADGMTVGQQHDPDKELFGQGIANLAAPLFGGVPATAAIARTAVNVRTGASSRLAALTHAAVLAVIVFAAAPLVSKIPLAALAGVLLATAIHMVEVGSLRAMAKATRSDAVVLVLTAAATLVLDLVYAVIIGLVVAGALALKAVASQARMEQVDFRPDLPGEHSDEEHALLAEHIVAYRIDGPLFFAGAHRFLLELSEVADVKVVILRMSRVTTLDATGALVLKDAVEKLNRRGIAVLTSGIRPGQRQALDAVGALDLLRLEGREYATTPEAIAGARKHLEQAGLLPLKHRPLRIRKAAR, from the coding sequence ATGGGCCGCACTCCCCGCCGGGATCTCCTGGCCGGGCTGACCGTGGCGATCGTCGCTCTGCCGCTCGCGCTTGGCTTCGGGGTCTCCTCCGGACTCGGCGCGGAGGCGGGACTGGCCACCGCCGTGGTCGCCGGCGCGCTCGCCGCGCTGTTCGGCGGGTCGAACCTCCAGGTGTCGGGGCCGACCGGGGCGATGACCGTGGTGCTGGTGCCGATCGTCGCCCAGTACGGGCCGGGCGGGGTGCTGACCGTCGGGCTGATGGCCGGTGTCCTGCTGATCGGCCTCGCCCTGCTGCGGGCCGGGCAGTACATGCGGTACGTGCCGGCGCCGGTGGTGGAGGGCTTCACCCTGGGCATCGCGTGCGTGATCGGACTTCAGCAGATACCCAACGCGCTGGGCGTCGAGAAGCCGGAGGGGGAGAAGGTCTTGCTCGTGGCGTGGCGGGCGCTCGTGGAGTTCGTGGCGTTCCCGAACTGGACCGCGATCGGTCTCTCGGCCGGTGTCGCGGCGGTGATGCTGGCAGGGGCCCGGTGGAAGCCGACGATCCCGTTCTCGATCGTCGCGGTGATCGCCGCGACCGTGATCGCGCAGGTCTTCCACCTGGACGGGGCGGCCCCGATCGGGGACCTGCCCTCCGGCCTGCCCGCACCCTCCCTCGCCTTCCTCGACCTGTCCGCCCTCGGCTCGCTGCTCGCCCCGGCCGTGGCGGTGGCCGCTCTGGCCGCGCTGGAGTCTCTGCTGTCGGCGACGGTCGCGGACGGTATGACGGTGGGGCAGCAGCACGACCCGGACAAGGAGCTGTTCGGGCAGGGCATCGCGAACCTGGCGGCCCCGCTGTTCGGCGGCGTCCCCGCGACGGCCGCGATCGCGCGGACCGCGGTCAACGTCCGTACCGGCGCCTCCTCCCGCCTGGCCGCGCTCACCCACGCGGCCGTGCTCGCGGTGATCGTGTTCGCCGCGGCCCCGCTCGTCTCGAAGATTCCGCTGGCCGCGCTCGCTGGTGTGCTGCTGGCCACGGCGATCCACATGGTGGAGGTCGGCTCGTTGCGGGCGATGGCGAAGGCGACGCGCTCGGACGCCGTCGTACTGGTCCTGACCGCCGCCGCCACGCTGGTCCTCGACCTCGTCTACGCGGTGATCATCGGCCTGGTCGTCGCGGGCGCCCTCGCCCTGAAGGCGGTGGCGAGCCAGGCGCGGATGGAGCAGGTCGACTTCCGCCCGGATCTGCCTGGCGAGCACAGCGACGAGGAGCACGCCCTGCTGGCGGAGCACATCGTCGCCTACCGCATCGACGGACCCCTCTTCTTCGCCGGCGCCCACCGCTTCCTCCTGGAACTCTCCGAGGTCGCCGACGTGAAGGTGGTGATCCTGCGCATGTCCCGCGTCACGACCCTGGACGCCACCGGCGCCCTCGTCTTGAAGGACGCAGTGGAGAAGCTGAACCGGCGCGGTATCGCCGTCCTCACCTCCGGTATCCGCCCCGGCCAGCGCCAAGCCCTGGACGCGGTGGGCGCTCTCGACCTGCTGCGCCTGGAGGGACGTGAGTACGCCACCACCCCGGAAGCCATCGCCGGGGCCCGCAAGCACCTGGAGCAGGCGGGCCTCCTGCCGCTCAAGCACCGACCGCTCCGCATCCGGAAGGCCGCACGATGA
- a CDS encoding ArsR/SmtB family transcription factor, producing the protein MPVPLYQAKAEFFRMLGHPVRIRVLELLQDGPMPVRELLAAIEVEPSALSQQLAVLRRSGIVTSVRDGSTVVYELAGGDVAQLMRAARRILTEVLAGQSELLEELRESEVPAP; encoded by the coding sequence GTGCCGGTTCCGCTGTATCAGGCCAAGGCCGAGTTCTTCCGGATGCTCGGGCACCCCGTGCGGATAAGGGTTCTGGAGCTGTTGCAGGACGGTCCGATGCCGGTGCGGGAGCTGCTGGCCGCGATCGAGGTCGAGCCGTCTGCGCTGTCGCAGCAGCTCGCGGTGCTGCGCCGGTCGGGGATCGTCACTTCGGTGCGTGACGGATCGACCGTGGTCTACGAGCTGGCGGGAGGGGATGTCGCGCAGCTGATGCGGGCGGCTCGGCGCATTTTGACCGAGGTGCTGGCTGGGCAGAGCGAGCTGCTGGAGGAGTTGCGGGAGTCCGAGGTCCCGGCGCCGTGA
- a CDS encoding pyridoxal phosphate-dependent aminotransferase yields the protein MQVIQSTKLANVCYEIRGPVLEEAVRLEAAGHRILKLNTGNPAAFGFECPPEILEDMLRNLGTAHGYGDAKGLLSARRAVMQHYQTKGIDLDVEDIYIGNGVSELIQMSMQALLDDGDEVLVPAPDYPLWTASVSLAGGTAVHYRCDEQSDWMPDLADIERKVTDRTRAIVIINPNNPTGAVYDDEMLRGLTDIARRHNLIVCSDEIYDRILYDGATHTNTAAIAPDLLTLTFNGLSKNYRVAGYRSGWMAVCGPKKHASSYIEGLTILANMRLCANMPSQHAIATALGGRQSINDLVLPGGRILEQRDTAYDLLTQIPGITCVKPKGALYLFPKLDPSVYKIKDDRQMVLDLLREEKIMVVHGTGFNWPEPDHFRIVTLPNITDLADAVTRIGNFLDGYGQP from the coding sequence ATGCAGGTGATCCAGTCAACGAAACTCGCCAATGTCTGCTACGAGATCCGCGGCCCCGTGCTCGAAGAAGCCGTGCGGCTCGAAGCAGCAGGTCATCGCATCCTCAAGCTCAACACCGGCAACCCCGCGGCCTTCGGCTTCGAGTGCCCGCCGGAGATCCTTGAGGACATGCTCCGCAACCTGGGCACCGCCCACGGCTACGGAGACGCGAAGGGGCTGCTCTCCGCGCGCCGCGCGGTCATGCAGCACTACCAGACCAAGGGCATCGACCTGGACGTCGAGGACATCTACATCGGCAACGGGGTCTCCGAGCTGATCCAGATGTCCATGCAGGCGCTGCTCGACGACGGCGACGAGGTGCTCGTCCCGGCGCCGGACTACCCGCTGTGGACCGCCTCCGTCAGCCTGGCCGGCGGCACCGCCGTGCACTACCGCTGCGACGAGCAGTCCGACTGGATGCCGGACCTCGCCGACATCGAGCGCAAGGTCACCGACCGCACCCGCGCGATCGTGATCATCAACCCGAACAACCCGACCGGCGCCGTCTACGACGACGAGATGCTGCGCGGGCTCACGGACATCGCGCGCCGCCACAACCTGATCGTCTGCTCGGACGAGATCTACGACCGGATCCTCTACGACGGCGCCACGCACACCAACACGGCCGCCATCGCGCCGGACCTGCTGACGCTCACCTTCAACGGGCTCTCCAAGAACTACCGCGTCGCCGGCTACCGGTCCGGATGGATGGCGGTGTGCGGGCCCAAGAAGCACGCCTCGTCCTACATCGAGGGCCTGACGATCCTGGCGAACATGCGGCTCTGCGCCAACATGCCCTCCCAGCACGCCATCGCCACGGCGCTCGGCGGCCGGCAGTCGATCAACGACCTGGTGCTGCCCGGCGGGCGGATCCTGGAGCAGCGCGACACGGCGTACGACCTGCTGACGCAGATCCCCGGCATCACCTGCGTGAAGCCCAAGGGCGCGCTGTACCTGTTCCCGAAGCTGGACCCGTCCGTCTACAAGATCAAGGACGACCGGCAGATGGTCCTCGACCTGCTGCGCGAGGAAAAGATCATGGTCGTGCACGGTACGGGCTTCAACTGGCCCGAGCCCGATCACTTCCGGATCGTGACCCTGCCCAACATCACAGATCTGGCCGATGCCGTGACGCGGATCGGGAACTTCCTCGACGGTTATGGCCAGCCCTAG
- a CDS encoding lipid II:glycine glycyltransferase FemX — protein sequence MTFRLRAISRDEHLAFINDRPSVSHMQVPSWGDVKPDWRAESLGWIDEAGQIVGVALVLFRPLPKLKRYLAYLPEGPVIDWYAPDLERWLEPMLAYLKNRGAFSVKMGPPVIVRRWDAGTVKDAIADPRAGRLRDVEASSCEPRAFDVADRLRRLGWQQGEVGDEDGFSAGQPRYVFQVPLAGRSLDEVQRGFNQQWRRNVKKAEKAGVKVVQGGYEDLPAFYEIYKETAERDRFIPRPLAYFQRMWTVLRAEDADRMRLYLAHHEGEVLAAATMLTVGEHVWYSYGASTSRKREVQPNNAIQWRMMSDAHELGASVYDLRGITDTLEESDHLLGLLRFKVGTGGQAAEYLGEWDFPLNKLLHKALDLYMSRR from the coding sequence ATGACCTTCCGCTTGCGAGCGATCAGCCGTGACGAGCATCTGGCCTTCATCAACGACCGGCCTTCCGTGAGTCACATGCAGGTGCCCTCGTGGGGGGATGTGAAGCCGGACTGGCGGGCGGAGAGTCTCGGATGGATTGATGAGGCCGGCCAGATCGTCGGGGTGGCGCTCGTGCTGTTCCGGCCGTTGCCGAAGCTCAAGCGGTACCTCGCCTACCTTCCCGAAGGTCCGGTCATCGACTGGTACGCCCCGGATCTTGAGCGGTGGCTCGAGCCGATGCTGGCCTATCTGAAGAACCGCGGCGCGTTCTCGGTGAAGATGGGTCCGCCCGTGATCGTGCGCCGCTGGGATGCGGGAACGGTCAAGGACGCCATCGCAGACCCGCGGGCAGGACGGCTGCGCGATGTTGAGGCCAGCTCGTGCGAGCCGCGGGCTTTCGATGTCGCCGATCGGCTGCGCCGTTTGGGATGGCAGCAGGGCGAGGTGGGTGATGAAGACGGGTTCAGCGCGGGGCAGCCGCGCTACGTATTCCAGGTCCCGCTCGCTGGGCGGTCGTTGGACGAGGTCCAGCGCGGGTTCAACCAGCAGTGGCGCCGCAACGTCAAGAAGGCAGAGAAGGCTGGTGTCAAGGTCGTCCAGGGCGGCTACGAGGATCTGCCCGCCTTCTACGAGATCTACAAGGAGACCGCGGAACGCGACCGGTTCATCCCCAGGCCGCTGGCTTACTTTCAGCGGATGTGGACCGTACTCCGGGCGGAGGACGCGGACCGGATGCGCCTGTATCTCGCCCATCACGAGGGCGAGGTGCTGGCCGCGGCCACGATGCTGACCGTTGGTGAGCACGTCTGGTACTCCTACGGGGCCTCCACCAGCCGCAAGCGTGAAGTCCAGCCGAACAACGCCATCCAGTGGCGGATGATGTCCGACGCCCACGAACTGGGCGCGAGCGTCTACGACCTGCGCGGCATCACCGACACCCTGGAGGAGTCCGACCACCTGCTCGGCCTGCTCCGCTTCAAGGTCGGCACCGGCGGCCAGGCTGCCGAATACCTCGGCGAGTGGGACTTTCCGCTCAACAAACTCCTTCACAAGGCTCTCGACCTTTACATGTCTCGCCGCTGA
- a CDS encoding DinB family protein produces MIDEFAKDNLHGRLRRDREALLWKLDGLSEYDARRPLTATGTNLLGLVKHVANVEARYFGEVFDRPSPEPLSRWQDSDGSDQWATEDETRDQIIGFYRRTWEHSDATINTLPLDAPGHVPWWPEPYTDTNLFAVMVHVLGESNRHAGHADILREGLDGRTGMRPEHEKQIDQEARAAYRAKIEQAARSAAPIKA; encoded by the coding sequence ATGATCGATGAATTCGCGAAGGACAACCTGCACGGGAGACTGCGGCGGGACCGCGAGGCGCTGCTCTGGAAACTCGACGGCTTGTCCGAATACGACGCCCGCCGGCCTTTGACAGCGACCGGGACCAACCTCCTCGGCCTCGTCAAACACGTGGCCAACGTCGAGGCCAGGTACTTCGGCGAGGTCTTCGACCGCCCTTCCCCGGAACCGCTGTCCCGGTGGCAGGACTCCGACGGCAGCGATCAGTGGGCGACCGAGGACGAGACCCGCGATCAGATCATCGGGTTCTACCGGCGCACGTGGGAACACTCGGACGCGACGATCAACACGCTTCCCCTCGACGCCCCCGGCCACGTGCCGTGGTGGCCGGAGCCTTATACCGACACGAACCTGTTCGCCGTCATGGTCCATGTCCTCGGCGAGTCCAACCGGCATGCCGGGCACGCCGACATCCTGCGCGAGGGCCTCGACGGCCGGACCGGGATGCGCCCCGAACACGAGAAGCAGATCGACCAGGAAGCCCGTGCGGCCTACCGCGCGAAGATCGAGCAGGCCGCCAGGTCGGCCGCACCAATCAAGGCTTAG
- a CDS encoding MFS transporter, translated as MTPTAEPAQVNHRATYREVLAEPRFRLLFSTRIVAITADAMRITTFSVLVFAATGSALLSALAFGIGFLPQLFGSLLLGSLADRLPPRTLITGGYALTCAAALLLALVRMPIAVSLGVMALVALATPVFSGASSRLVAQCLEGDAYVLGRSLNNIASSGAQLFGLALGGAVVAVLGPHRALAVSAALYLGCALAVRLRLPRLQPGDFGGTPGSARGEGGAVRASLHSAGLLLRGHTVRRLMLAQWLPPAFVAGAEGLIVAYAGGRHFAPGWYAVLMGCLPVGMLVGDLLVGRLLRPPTRERLVVPLIALMGLPLVGFAAEPGVGVSSCLLLLCGFGFAYGLGLQRPFLDALPQDGQGQAFGLLGSGGMTLQGVGPACFGSVAAGIGTGGAIALAGGAAALTAGWILTWHPPTSPVPAPNYSTGSENGTEQHACSSPAQ; from the coding sequence ATGACCCCAACCGCCGAACCCGCGCAGGTCAACCACCGTGCCACCTACCGGGAGGTGCTGGCCGAGCCGCGATTCCGGCTGCTCTTCTCAACCCGCATCGTCGCGATCACCGCGGACGCGATGCGGATCACCACGTTCTCGGTTCTGGTCTTCGCGGCCACCGGCTCCGCGCTGTTGAGCGCACTGGCCTTCGGTATCGGCTTTCTCCCGCAGTTGTTCGGCTCGCTGCTGCTGGGCTCACTGGCCGACCGACTGCCGCCCCGCACGCTCATCACCGGCGGCTACGCCTTGACGTGCGCCGCCGCCCTACTGCTCGCCCTGGTTCGGATGCCTATCGCGGTAAGCCTCGGTGTCATGGCGCTGGTCGCGCTCGCCACACCGGTGTTCAGCGGCGCGTCGAGTCGGCTGGTCGCGCAGTGCCTGGAGGGCGATGCCTATGTACTGGGCCGTTCACTGAACAACATCGCCTCCTCCGGCGCGCAATTGTTCGGTCTGGCGCTGGGAGGTGCGGTCGTCGCGGTACTCGGCCCGCACCGGGCGCTCGCGGTGAGCGCCGCCCTCTACCTCGGCTGCGCGCTCGCCGTCCGCCTCCGGCTGCCCCGGCTGCAGCCGGGAGACTTCGGCGGCACACCCGGCAGCGCTCGGGGCGAGGGCGGGGCCGTCCGGGCAAGCCTGCACAGTGCTGGCCTGCTGCTGCGCGGACACACGGTGCGACGACTGATGCTGGCCCAGTGGCTACCGCCCGCGTTCGTAGCGGGCGCGGAAGGCCTGATCGTCGCCTACGCCGGAGGACGCCACTTCGCGCCCGGCTGGTACGCGGTGCTGATGGGCTGTCTGCCGGTCGGCATGCTTGTCGGCGACCTGCTGGTGGGGCGACTGCTACGGCCACCCACCCGGGAGCGACTGGTGGTCCCGTTGATTGCGCTGATGGGACTGCCGCTGGTCGGCTTCGCCGCCGAGCCCGGAGTGGGCGTCTCGTCCTGTCTGCTGCTGCTCTGCGGCTTCGGATTCGCCTACGGTCTCGGCCTGCAACGGCCGTTCCTGGACGCCCTGCCCCAGGACGGCCAGGGTCAGGCCTTCGGCCTGCTCGGCTCCGGCGGCATGACGCTGCAGGGCGTCGGGCCGGCCTGCTTCGGCTCGGTGGCCGCCGGCATCGGAACAGGCGGCGCCATCGCCCTGGCAGGCGGCGCGGCGGCGCTTACCGCCGGCTGGATTCTCACCTGGCACCCGCCCACATCCCCGGTCCCCGCCCCGAACTACTCAACGGGATCAGAGAACGGCACCGAACAGCATGCGTGTAGTTCTCCTGCCCAGTAA
- a CDS encoding winged helix-turn-helix domain-containing protein — translation MLRFEVSVEDLLRSRFALSPALDLCLLLRSLAGQGRPLPRAWAARLMPAFERLRRETELNAALALQTPQGGPNFVAPPPRGLNQTWADDLAVIRATPLEAARHEFAATATGPSARDPRVRAVLDSADAVSRIAEAMDQAWHELLAADWPQLRAICERDVVHRVGVIGEHGWAATIESLHPGVAWRAGGIEIGFFRGGTVRLAGDGLLLIPSVFVGHIAAHLEDPWPRTLVYPARGTAALWGEQETVPQPDALTALVGRARARLLLALDAPASTSHLARSLAMAPGAVGDHLAILRGAGLLVRARSGRSVLYRRTPLGEALVAGSG, via the coding sequence GTGCTGCGCTTCGAAGTCTCCGTCGAGGACCTGCTGCGCAGCCGCTTCGCGCTGTCGCCCGCGCTGGACCTCTGCCTCCTGCTGCGCTCGCTCGCCGGCCAAGGCCGGCCGCTGCCGCGAGCCTGGGCCGCCCGGCTCATGCCGGCCTTTGAACGGCTTCGCCGTGAGACCGAACTGAACGCCGCCCTCGCGCTGCAGACCCCGCAAGGCGGACCGAACTTCGTCGCTCCGCCGCCGCGCGGCCTGAACCAGACCTGGGCTGACGACCTGGCCGTGATCCGGGCCACACCGCTGGAAGCGGCCCGCCACGAATTCGCTGCCACCGCGACCGGCCCGTCCGCCCGTGATCCCCGCGTACGCGCAGTGCTGGACTCGGCGGACGCCGTCTCCAGGATCGCCGAGGCGATGGACCAGGCGTGGCACGAGCTGCTCGCCGCGGACTGGCCGCAACTGCGCGCGATCTGTGAGCGCGATGTCGTGCACCGGGTGGGGGTGATCGGCGAACACGGATGGGCCGCGACCATCGAGAGCCTGCACCCGGGCGTCGCCTGGCGCGCCGGCGGTATCGAGATCGGCTTCTTCCGAGGCGGAACAGTCCGCCTCGCCGGCGACGGGCTCCTGCTGATCCCTTCGGTCTTCGTCGGGCATATCGCCGCCCACCTGGAAGACCCCTGGCCCAGGACCTTGGTCTATCCAGCCCGCGGCACCGCCGCCCTGTGGGGCGAACAGGAGACCGTCCCCCAACCGGACGCGCTGACTGCTCTGGTCGGCCGGGCTCGGGCCCGGCTGCTGTTGGCGCTGGACGCCCCGGCCAGTACCAGCCACCTCGCCCGAAGCCTCGCCATGGCACCCGGCGCGGTAGGAGACCACCTCGCCATCCTGAGAGGCGCGGGGCTGCTCGTCCGCGCCCGGTCCGGACGGTCGGTGCTCTACCGGCGCACCCCGCTCGGCGAGGCACTGGTCGCCGGTTCGGGCTGA